One part of the Nitrosophilus kaiyonis genome encodes these proteins:
- the fliS gene encoding flagellar export chaperone FliS, which produces MANPLDAYMKNSVETATPLRQVILLYEKAIVTLKQIKDDINNNDIKAKIEHISKVTNIITALDSSLDFEKGGEIAKNLHMLYDFVDRSLLTIHAKNDKQLIDDVIEILENLKEGWEGIESKV; this is translated from the coding sequence ATGGCAAACCCATTAGATGCTTATATGAAAAATAGTGTTGAAACTGCTACACCATTAAGGCAAGTTATTTTGCTTTATGAAAAAGCTATAGTTACATTAAAACAGATAAAGGATGATATAAATAATAATGATATAAAAGCAAAAATTGAACATATTTCAAAAGTAACTAATATTATTACAGCTCTTGATTCCTCTTTAGATTTTGAAAAAGGCGGAGAGATAGCAAAAAATTTACATATGTTATATGATTTTGTTGATAGATCTCTTCTTACAATTCATGCAAAAAATGACAAGCAACTTATAGATGATGTTATTGAAATATTAGAAAATTTAAAAGAGGGTTGGGAGGGTATAGAATCAAAAGTTTAA
- the fliD gene encoding flagellar filament capping protein FliD has translation MAGEIYLSNLSGQFDYQGILQKFQELKTKQLSLLQQKEDEISQKKSAFKTFGNMINDFKKNLDSLLNDKIFYDKDVSVSNENILSASVIDSQKLSETSIQLTTKQLAKNDVWLSQSGVSNKDSDAVATSDGTLQIKYAEEEIANIDYTNSDTLQEIANKINSSQDKVIASIFYDGNNYRLLLSGKDTGKDNIIELNETGSGDLLDSLQIGSNYSDSHVQNSQNAIINIYGEDVESSTNSFKEVIQGLNIEIKSISNDPVDINVKENNSQIEEKLQNLITNYNSIVDYIKEQTSENAPLSGEFSMQQIRSGIFRNLNPLLEAGILEVDHTNGHISLKNEKLNDYFENDKDSLKTKIDELETGLENYVDFVLDVEGPIKSKDKSYSRQINSIEERIESTAKRVEAEIENLKKQFVYLDRFLAQMNDIRSRLSALLPKQNQTNTQ, from the coding sequence ATGGCTGGTGAAATATATTTAAGTAATCTTAGTGGACAATTTGATTATCAAGGAATATTGCAAAAATTTCAAGAGTTAAAGACTAAACAGTTATCTTTATTACAGCAAAAAGAAGATGAGATAAGTCAAAAAAAATCAGCCTTTAAAACTTTTGGTAATATGATAAATGATTTTAAAAAAAATCTAGATTCTTTGCTTAATGATAAAATCTTTTATGACAAAGATGTATCAGTTTCAAATGAAAATATATTAAGTGCTTCTGTTATAGATTCACAAAAACTTTCTGAAACATCTATACAACTTACTACTAAACAGTTAGCAAAAAATGATGTATGGCTATCACAAAGCGGTGTTTCAAATAAAGATAGTGATGCAGTTGCAACATCTGATGGAACGCTTCAAATAAAGTATGCTGAAGAAGAGATAGCAAATATAGATTATACAAATTCTGATACTCTTCAAGAAATTGCAAATAAAATAAACTCATCTCAAGATAAGGTCATTGCATCAATTTTTTATGATGGCAATAATTATAGATTGCTTTTATCTGGAAAAGATACAGGTAAAGATAATATTATTGAATTAAATGAGACTGGAAGTGGAGATTTACTTGATTCATTACAAATAGGTTCTAATTATAGTGATAGTCATGTACAAAATTCACAAAATGCGATTATTAATATTTATGGTGAGGATGTTGAGAGTTCTACAAATAGTTTTAAAGAAGTAATTCAAGGTTTAAATATTGAAATAAAATCTATATCTAATGACCCAGTAGATATTAATGTCAAAGAGAATAATTCACAAATTGAAGAAAAATTGCAAAATCTTATTACAAACTATAATTCTATTGTAGATTATATAAAAGAACAAACAAGTGAAAATGCTCCTCTTTCTGGAGAGTTTTCAATGCAACAGATTAGATCTGGAATTTTTAGAAATCTTAATCCTTTGCTAGAAGCAGGTATTTTAGAAGTTGATCATACAAACGGGCACATAAGTTTGAAAAATGAAAAATTAAATGACTATTTTGAAAATGATAAAGATAGTTTAAAAACAAAAATAGATGAATTAGAAACTGGTCTAGAAAATTATGTAGATTTTGTTTTAGATGTTGAAGGCCCAATTAAATCAAAAGATAAAAGTTATAGCAGACAGATAAACAGCATTGAAGAAAGAATTGAATCTACTGCAAAAAGGGTAGAAGCTGAAATAGAAAATCTAAAAAAACAGTTTGTATATCTTGATAGATTTTTAGCTCAAATGAATGATATTAGAAGCAGATTATCTGCCTTATTACCTAAACAAAATCAAACAAATACTCAATAA
- a CDS encoding flagellar protein FlaG: MDVKAVNSTSAALQMQSQNVNQDKSIQTQENNLANNQDKADSFKNLDKKVQNEIIQKSIEDLNKKMSMLNSQLKIEIDEDTGIQVVKIIDKETKEVIRQLPPDVILKIAKYIDEVTGLLFNEKA, translated from the coding sequence ATGGATGTAAAAGCTGTTAACTCTACAAGTGCCGCATTGCAGATGCAATCTCAAAATGTTAATCAAGACAAATCAATTCAAACACAAGAAAATAATCTTGCAAATAATCAAGATAAAGCAGACTCTTTTAAAAATCTTGACAAAAAAGTACAAAATGAGATAATACAAAAGTCTATAGAAGATCTGAATAAAAAAATGAGTATGTTAAATTCTCAACTCAAAATCGAAATAGATGAAGATACTGGAATACAGGTTGTAAAAATAATTGATAAAGAGACTAAAGAGGTCATTAGGCAGTTGCCTCCAGATGTTATACTGAAAATTGCAAAATATATTGATGAGGTAACAGGTTTACTTTTTAATGAAAAAGCGTAA
- a CDS encoding flagellin, whose product MALRINYNFQSDFTHANLLKTESSMNKSMERLATGYRINRAADDAAGLFIADQLKTYAVSLDQGTRNAQDGVSIAQIAQGSLSEIYNILNDVKAKSIEAANTVDSDSQKALQQDINKLVDAIGKIFSDTEFNGTNLFSSSTSTTFTIHYGGRKGQELTITSSTAGATAGSNDTTASTVLIGTTTYTIDVTSQTKANDTVSVVDALIKAVDKEAAKFGSAQIELEKIISNNETQRVNTSDAEGRIRNVDFAKEMSEFTRQNILMQSGMSILAQANQQSQLVLQLLR is encoded by the coding sequence ATGGCACTTCGTATCAATTACAACTTTCAGTCTGACTTTACACATGCAAACTTGCTAAAGACTGAATCAAGTATGAATAAAAGTATGGAAAGGTTAGCTACAGGCTATAGAATCAATAGAGCTGCTGATGATGCTGCTGGTTTGTTTATCGCAGATCAGTTAAAAACATACGCAGTTTCTTTAGATCAAGGTACAAGAAATGCACAAGATGGTGTAAGTATTGCTCAAATTGCACAAGGAAGTTTGAGTGAAATATATAATATCTTAAATGATGTTAAAGCAAAATCAATTGAAGCAGCTAACACTGTAGATAGTGATTCTCAAAAAGCGTTGCAACAAGATATCAATAAATTAGTTGATGCAATAGGTAAAATTTTCAGCGATACTGAATTTAACGGTACAAATTTATTTAGTAGTTCTACTTCTACAACTTTTACTATCCATTATGGTGGTAGAAAAGGTCAAGAGCTTACTATTACATCTTCAACTGCAGGTGCAACTGCAGGTTCTAATGATACTACAGCATCAACTGTATTAATTGGTACAACAACTTATACTATTGATGTTACATCACAAACTAAAGCAAATGATACAGTATCAGTAGTTGATGCATTAATAAAAGCTGTTGACAAAGAAGCTGCAAAATTTGGTTCTGCTCAAATTGAGCTTGAAAAAATTATTTCAAACAATGAAACTCAAAGAGTAAATACTTCTGATGCAGAAGGAAGAATTAGAAATGTTGATTTTGCTAAAGAGATGAGTGAATTTACAAGACAAAATATCTTGATGCAATCTGGTATGTCAATACTAGCTCAAGCAAATCAACAATCTCAATTAGTACTTCAATTATTGAGATAA
- a CDS encoding glycosyltransferase family 2 protein, whose product MNISAAVIVKNEEKNLPRLLDSLKDKFVEIIVVDTGSTDKTIEIAKSYGCEVYEHKWNGFADARNFAISKCKGDWIWHFDADFELEEEEYEKFRKVFPLLNNGKNIKVISTYIKNFGKDGNVKSISTQAFLHRKSNDIFWTGNIHEVLNVKESYAIDLFINHYGYEDLKTQIEKAKRNLELIYKDLSIYPKDSKEYFIKLFYLFQTYAILGSFEKKYIEKGINKIVEVENLLDKNENKLNNFFSIYIFVYIADLFIKKEDFKKALFYVDKGLNKKDDFPDLLYMKGYIYENLKDYKNEKIFYLEFLKSVDYFEKNPIDEKNNTAMVIDKLVNIPTILDDKLPKILNEKDLDSIKKEWKKSKNRYFAYLLLKLYEKYLPQKLESLIKKVVKIHEFYLLFNFAARYYLEKENFFEALKYAKKSINLNKKDQTANEIAGISSYNLKNYLESVKYFKNLNIENIKKTDLLLFIDALKKVGFQKEAEKIEKKLKIF is encoded by the coding sequence TTGAATATTTCAGCAGCGGTTATTGTTAAAAATGAAGAAAAAAATCTTCCAAGACTGCTTGATAGCTTAAAAGACAAATTTGTTGAAATAATTGTTGTAGATACAGGTTCTACTGATAAAACTATAGAAATTGCAAAAAGTTATGGATGTGAAGTATATGAGCATAAATGGAATGGTTTTGCTGATGCAAGAAATTTTGCTATAAGCAAATGTAAAGGAGATTGGATTTGGCATTTTGATGCCGATTTTGAATTGGAAGAAGAAGAGTATGAAAAATTTAGAAAAGTTTTTCCTTTACTAAATAATGGTAAAAATATAAAAGTTATATCAACTTATATAAAAAATTTTGGAAAAGATGGTAATGTAAAATCTATATCTACACAAGCTTTTTTGCATAGAAAATCAAATGATATTTTTTGGACAGGAAATATACATGAAGTATTAAATGTTAAAGAGTCTTATGCAATAGATCTATTTATAAATCATTATGGATATGAAGATTTAAAAACACAGATAGAAAAAGCAAAAAGAAATCTTGAACTAATTTATAAAGATCTCTCTATTTATCCAAAAGATTCTAAAGAGTATTTTATTAAGCTTTTTTATCTTTTTCAAACCTATGCAATTTTAGGGAGTTTTGAAAAAAAATATATTGAAAAGGGAATAAATAAAATTGTTGAAGTAGAGAATCTTTTAGATAAGAATGAGAATAAATTAAATAATTTTTTTAGTATATATATATTCGTATATATAGCCGATCTTTTTATAAAAAAAGAGGATTTCAAAAAAGCACTTTTTTATGTAGATAAAGGTCTTAATAAAAAAGATGATTTTCCTGATCTATTATATATGAAAGGTTATATATATGAAAATTTAAAAGATTATAAAAATGAAAAAATATTTTATTTAGAGTTTTTAAAATCTGTTGATTATTTTGAAAAAAATCCCATAGATGAAAAAAATAATACTGCTATGGTAATTGATAAATTAGTAAATATTCCAACGATTTTAGATGATAAACTTCCCAAAATTTTAAATGAAAAAGATTTAGACTCAATAAAAAAAGAGTGGAAAAAAAGCAAGAATAGATACTTTGCATATCTGCTTTTAAAATTATATGAAAAATACCTTCCACAAAAGCTAGAAAGCCTTATAAAAAAAGTAGTAAAAATTCATGAGTTTTATCTTTTGTTTAATTTTGCTGCAAGATATTATCTAGAAAAAGAGAATTTTTTTGAAGCATTAAAATATGCAAAAAAATCAATAAATTTAAATAAAAAAGATCAAACAGCTAATGAGATTGCAGGAATCTCAAGCTATAATTTAAAAAATTATTTAGAATCTGTTAAATATTTTAAAAATTTAAATATTGAAAACATAAAAAAAACAGATTTACTATTATTTATAGATGCCCTAAAAAAGGTAGGTTTCCAAAAAGAAGCAGAAAAAATAGAAAAAAAATTGAAAATCTTCTAA
- a CDS encoding CDP-glycerol glycerophosphotransferase family protein — translation MNRKIEKIVKRYINSQIDEDLYLFSTRSGKFSENTKYLFLHYLYNTQKKVYYVLKDLNEYERYKDIYPVIFANDLNSIKYFLKAKYYFITHDIDDIFMFKNEQTQVINLWHGTPLKKMGFDSLIDKKWIDDFENKKVALPWEKWDKFCIAHENIKKPFTSCCHFRNEQLLVTGLPRNDILFNKGQDIEFLSNLKKKILGNNSKKFSKIVLYAPTFRDKEGYYNEKEKIIKIIENFEKKYPNYFLLLRLHPLSLDNIGKIDSNNIINVSNYNDVQELLLISDILISDYSSLIFDYSILKRPILLYPYDLKEYEKIRGFYFDYFKIFKNFGIFKELDELLKGIKKSEKYIDVDFYKRFNMPNSCVKIEMILSEENI, via the coding sequence ATGAACAGAAAAATAGAAAAAATTGTTAAAAGATATATAAATTCCCAAATAGATGAAGATCTGTATCTGTTTAGTACAAGATCTGGAAAATTTAGTGAAAACACAAAATATCTTTTTTTGCACTATTTATATAATACTCAAAAGAAAGTTTATTATGTATTAAAAGATTTAAATGAATATGAGAGATACAAAGATATATATCCAGTTATTTTTGCTAATGATTTAAATAGTATAAAATATTTTTTAAAAGCAAAATATTATTTTATAACTCATGATATTGATGATATCTTTATGTTTAAAAATGAACAAACCCAAGTAATCAATTTATGGCACGGTACTCCTTTAAAAAAAATGGGATTTGACAGTTTAATAGATAAAAAATGGATAGATGATTTTGAAAATAAAAAAGTAGCTCTTCCATGGGAAAAATGGGATAAGTTTTGTATAGCTCATGAAAATATAAAAAAACCATTTACAAGTTGTTGTCACTTTAGAAATGAGCAACTTCTTGTAACTGGTTTACCAAGAAATGATATTTTATTTAATAAAGGTCAAGATATAGAGTTTTTATCAAATTTAAAAAAGAAAATTTTAGGCAATAATTCAAAAAAATTTTCAAAAATAGTTTTATATGCACCTACATTTAGAGATAAAGAGGGGTACTATAATGAAAAAGAAAAAATTATTAAAATAATAGAAAATTTTGAAAAAAAATATCCAAACTATTTTCTTTTATTAAGACTTCATCCTCTTTCTTTGGATAATATTGGTAAAATAGATTCTAATAATATAATAAATGTAAGTAATTATAATGATGTTCAAGAACTTTTACTTATAAGTGATATATTAATATCAGATTACTCTTCTTTAATTTTTGATTATTCAATTTTAAAGCGCCCAATATTATTGTATCCTTATGATTTAAAAGAGTATGAAAAGATAAGAGGGTTTTATTTTGATTATTTTAAAATATTTAAAAACTTTGGAATATTTAAAGAATTAGATGAATTATTAAAAGGAATTAAAAAATCCGAAAAATATATAGATGTAGATTTTTATAAAAGATTTAATATGCCTAATAGTTGTGTGAAAATAGAAATGATTTTGAGTGAGGAAAATATATGA
- the tagD gene encoding glycerol-3-phosphate cytidylyltransferase: MKRVITYGTFDLFHIGHLNLLKRAKSLGDELIVGVSTDEFNAIKGKFSFIPYKDRVEIVKSIQYVDKVIPEKSWDQKIEDIKKYKIDILVMGDDWSGKFDFLKDFCDVIYLDRTKDVSSTELKNKLKYLIDIDISKVQESIEVLKKIVEEFK, encoded by the coding sequence ATGAAAAGAGTTATTACATATGGTACTTTTGATCTGTTCCATATAGGTCATTTAAATCTTTTAAAAAGAGCAAAAAGTTTAGGAGATGAGTTGATAGTTGGAGTATCTACTGATGAATTTAATGCAATAAAAGGAAAATTTTCATTTATTCCATATAAGGATAGAGTAGAGATTGTTAAATCAATTCAATATGTAGATAAAGTAATTCCAGAAAAAAGTTGGGATCAAAAAATTGAAGATATTAAAAAATATAAAATTGATATATTGGTTATGGGTGATGATTGGAGTGGAAAATTTGATTTTTTAAAAGATTTTTGTGATGTTATATATTTAGATAGAACAAAAGATGTTTCATCAACAGAATTAAAAAATAAATTGAAATATCTTATTGATATTGATATTTCAAAAGTTCAAGAATCTATTGAAGTATTGAAAAAAATAGTAGAAGAGTTTAAATGA
- the wecB gene encoding non-hydrolyzing UDP-N-acetylglucosamine 2-epimerase gives MKKILVTFGTRPEAIKLAPIIKELNKNDEFIVKVCITAQHREMLDNVLKIFNIKADYDLDIMKQDQDLYDITSNILIKMKDILNEFEPDLVIVHGDTTTTFAVTLAGFYKKIDVAHVEAGLRTYNIYSPWPEEANRRLTSILTKYHFAPTKKAKENLINEGIKKENIIVTGNSVVDALLMILNKIEKDKNFKKRIESNLFIQIPKDVLKSKFILVTGHRRENFGRGFQNICNAIKEIALKNKNINILYPVHLNPNVQNPVNKILKDIKNVYLLKPLDYPEFVYLMSKSFMILTDSGGIQEEAPSLKKPVLLMRETTERPEALETGFVKLVGTKKEDIVREAEKIIKNRKIFYMANNPYGDGKASLRIVNFLKKSL, from the coding sequence ATGAAAAAAATCTTAGTAACATTTGGTACAAGACCAGAAGCTATAAAATTGGCTCCTATAATTAAAGAGCTTAATAAAAATGATGAATTTATTGTTAAGGTATGTATTACAGCTCAGCATAGAGAAATGCTTGATAATGTATTAAAAATTTTTAATATAAAAGCTGATTATGATTTAGATATCATGAAACAAGATCAAGATCTGTATGACATAACATCTAATATTTTAATAAAAATGAAAGATATTTTAAATGAGTTTGAACCAGACTTAGTTATTGTACATGGTGATACAACTACAACATTTGCTGTAACACTTGCTGGCTTTTATAAAAAAATTGATGTAGCTCATGTAGAAGCTGGTTTAAGAACATATAATATCTATTCTCCTTGGCCAGAAGAGGCAAATAGAAGATTGACATCTATTTTGACAAAATATCATTTTGCACCTACCAAAAAGGCAAAAGAAAATTTAATCAATGAAGGAATTAAAAAAGAGAATATAATAGTAACTGGAAATAGTGTAGTTGATGCTCTTTTAATGATTTTAAATAAAATTGAGAAAGATAAAAATTTTAAAAAAAGGATTGAATCAAACCTTTTTATACAGATTCCAAAGGATGTATTAAAATCAAAATTTATTTTAGTAACTGGACATAGAAGAGAAAATTTTGGTAGAGGATTTCAAAATATATGTAATGCAATAAAAGAGATTGCTTTAAAAAATAAAAATATAAATATTTTATATCCTGTACATCTTAATCCAAATGTTCAAAATCCTGTAAATAAAATTTTAAAAGATATAAAAAATGTCTATTTATTAAAACCTTTAGATTATCCGGAATTTGTTTATCTTATGAGTAAAAGTTTTATGATTCTTACTGATAGTGGAGGTATTCAAGAAGAAGCTCCAAGTTTGAAAAAACCAGTATTGTTAATGAGAGAAACTACAGAAAGGCCTGAAGCTTTAGAAACTGGCTTTGTAAAATTAGTTGGAACAAAGAAAGAAGATATTGTAAGAGAGGCAGAGAAAATTATAAAAAATAGAAAAATTTTTTATATGGCAAATAATCCATATGGGGATGGTAAAGCAAGTTTAAGAATAGTAAATTTTTTAAAAAAATCTCTTTAG
- a CDS encoding glycosyltransferase family A protein, translating into MQKFSACIIDINNQDIKKTLESLEENKDYISEIICTGSNKEYDNIKYLNINSKNEAIHRNACLKEAKSEYILWLAPNIELEDETLEEFNEILEEYENIDIIYPNEVFIDENEEENIKNFNDWYKKNDQLIQSLTLEDYIPNFGVVTKKSKFLNIGGFEDKYNDYCFYATIYKNIKNINFKHSDLSFINHYIYESFIDTSYRSKLLRDILEIYNLKEIFNNLNWENENIAIATAYTIIGDKLFNYYDYLNASNFYRKALISFHNQETLRKLIETYYQMGLFDEALKLLETQDANENIKKEFIEKIENTKKLIQEIEKSVEEGKAAQILISANDITSFYQGAPIYNILGVVFFIKADLENAYRFFYKAATMNPLDNDIINNLIDIAKKLGYEDDVIGLFDRLTK; encoded by the coding sequence ATGCAAAAATTTTCTGCATGCATAATTGATATAAATAATCAGGATATTAAAAAAACTCTTGAATCTTTAGAAGAAAACAAAGATTATATATCAGAAATTATTTGCACTGGATCAAATAAAGAGTATGATAATATTAAATATTTAAATATAAATTCCAAAAATGAAGCGATCCATAGAAATGCATGTTTGAAAGAAGCAAAAAGTGAATATATTTTGTGGCTTGCACCAAATATTGAACTTGAAGATGAAACTTTAGAAGAGTTTAATGAAATTTTAGAAGAGTATGAAAATATTGATATCATATATCCAAATGAAGTGTTCATTGATGAAAATGAAGAGGAGAATATAAAAAATTTTAATGACTGGTATAAAAAAAATGATCAACTTATACAATCATTAACATTAGAAGATTATATACCAAATTTTGGTGTTGTTACTAAAAAATCAAAATTTTTAAATATTGGGGGATTTGAAGACAAATATAACGATTATTGTTTTTATGCAACTATTTATAAAAATATTAAAAATATTAATTTTAAACATTCAGATTTGAGCTTTATAAATCACTATATTTATGAAAGTTTCATTGATACGTCATATAGAAGTAAACTTCTAAGAGATATCTTAGAGATCTACAATTTAAAAGAGATATTTAATAATTTAAATTGGGAAAATGAAAACATTGCTATAGCTACTGCTTATACAATAATTGGAGATAAACTTTTTAACTATTATGATTATTTAAATGCCTCAAATTTTTATAGAAAAGCTCTTATAAGCTTTCATAATCAAGAAACATTAAGAAAATTAATAGAAACTTATTACCAAATGGGACTTTTTGATGAAGCACTAAAATTATTAGAAACTCAAGATGCAAATGAAAATATCAAAAAAGAGTTTATAGAAAAAATAGAAAATACAAAAAAGCTTATTCAAGAAATTGAAAAATCAGTTGAAGAAGGAAAAGCAGCGCAAATTTTAATATCAGCAAATGATATAACATCATTTTATCAAGGAGCTCCGATATATAATATTTTAGGAGTAGTATTTTTTATAAAAGCAGATCTTGAAAATGCATACAGGTTTTTTTATAAGGCTGCAACAATGAATCCTTTAGATAATGATATAATAAATAATCTTATTGATATTGCTAAAAAACTTGGATATGAAGATGATGTAATAGGCCTTTTTGATAGATTGACTAAATAA
- a CDS encoding flagellar brake protein, with protein MTETLSRFETLKLAAQHWTQTDLTSILIIVFFILGVMIILVGGILLQKFLKSKNVHSYFFNYAKEKGLTNEEAKLLWDYSQKMGRDPLLVLEFKSPFEKVVDLYIKTDPNPKENLVQDMRKKLGFNIVYNFIPLMLSKDIEMFQNGKLILNGKQAFDTALYDKDEKFMYWLLIDIKSREGIEPGAPVKITFLRRGDAIYNFESTIVDVIQEGHNIVIKIPHTFEMNRIQRREFPRIETDLPAMVGITKIVDGNEEIIWHTGRILDISASGAKFCVPVEEKNSIKFSIGENILVKFELNGEKYEIEANVENKDEREISLCYGLKFKNIKDKVKDKIFEYVQKEQRKMAKLARMQK; from the coding sequence TTGACTGAAACATTATCAAGATTTGAAACATTGAAATTAGCAGCACAGCACTGGACTCAAACAGATCTGACTTCTATATTGATTATAGTATTTTTTATATTAGGAGTTATGATCATACTTGTCGGCGGAATACTTTTACAAAAATTTTTAAAATCAAAAAATGTCCACAGCTATTTTTTTAATTACGCCAAAGAGAAAGGTTTAACAAACGAAGAAGCAAAATTACTTTGGGATTATTCTCAAAAAATGGGAAGAGATCCTCTTTTGGTTCTTGAATTCAAATCTCCATTTGAAAAAGTAGTTGATCTTTATATTAAAACTGACCCAAATCCAAAAGAAAATCTTGTACAAGATATGAGAAAAAAACTAGGATTTAATATTGTCTATAATTTTATTCCTTTGATGCTATCTAAAGATATAGAGATGTTTCAGAATGGCAAATTGATATTAAATGGTAAGCAAGCTTTTGATACTGCTTTATATGACAAAGATGAAAAATTTATGTATTGGTTATTGATAGATATAAAAAGTAGAGAAGGAATTGAACCAGGCGCTCCAGTTAAAATAACATTTTTAAGAAGGGGAGATGCAATATATAACTTTGAATCAACAATAGTAGATGTTATACAAGAAGGACATAATATTGTAATAAAAATTCCACATACTTTTGAAATGAATAGAATACAAAGAAGAGAATTTCCTAGAATAGAAACAGATCTTCCAGCTATGGTAGGTATAACAAAAATTGTCGATGGAAATGAAGAAATTATTTGGCATACTGGGAGAATTCTTGATATTAGTGCCAGTGGTGCAAAATTTTGTGTTCCTGTTGAGGAAAAAAATAGTATAAAATTTTCAATAGGTGAAAATATATTGGTTAAATTTGAACTAAATGGTGAAAAATATGAAATAGAGGCAAACGTTGAAAATAAAGATGAAAGAGAAATCTCCTTATGTTATGGATTGAAATTTAAAAATATTAAAGACAAGGTAAAAGATAAAATATTTGAATATGTACAAAAAGAGCAAAGAAAAATGGCTAAACTTGCTAGGATGCAAAAATAG